Proteins encoded together in one Kwoniella shandongensis chromosome 3, complete sequence window:
- a CDS encoding vacuolar iron transporter 1.1 has translation MSCCGNNPNGCCKTKSQGQGQGQGQPKPGVSYAAAAAAASAGETQPAATTQNASVPLLRKNNNNKGDDNRPKSYGAVWTVDSTVPSQSQSQSQGSREQQLIEVLGDDQPLGSKCSAHESGGQCCKDLKGEDERHLISPEIVRDVIIGLSDGLTVPFALTAGLSSLGSSSLVVTGGLAELCAGAISMGLGGYLASQAELDHFLYLRRHTHARVLRSCAGEMEREVHSILGPLGVKEQLSRLIAEDLRVIEDDLYVPGMERTTSAEGIVTGDGGVGIARAASPSRKKGWGRLLGWKKGAPEEEEGGQSANEDMGLTAFLLKFGEGMEEVPKSRLYISALTIGLSYFIGGLIPLIPYMLTSNAEDGLILSSIITCVILFIFGGFKTYFTGAEGGWRGYAYGAISTTIVGGFAAGAAFGLVKVLGIKE, from the exons atgTCGTGTTGTGGTAATAACCCCAATGGATGCTGCAAGACCAAATcccaaggacaaggtcaaggtcaaggacaaCCGAAACCTGGCGTGTCATAcgcagcagctgcagctgcagcttcAGCTGGCGAAACTCAACCGGCCGCTACGACGCAAAACGCTTCCGTCCCGCTTTTGAGgaaaaacaacaacaacaaggggGATGATAACAGACCCAAATCTTATGGCGCAGTATGGACGGTGGACAGTACGGTACCGTCGCAGTCGCAGTCGCAGTCGCAGGGGTCGAGGGAACAGCAGTTGATAGAAGTGTTGGGGGACGATCAACCTCTTGGAAGTAAATGTTCAGCTCatgagagtggaggtcaatGTT GCAAAGATCTGAAAGGCGAAGACGAGAGACATTTGATCAGTCCAGAGATTGTGAgggatgt CATCATCGGCTTGTCAGATGGTCTCACAGTCCCTTTCGCCCTTACCGCCGGTCTGTCATCGCTCGGTAGCTCCTCACTCGTCGTGACGGGTGGTTTGGCCGAACTCTGTGCCGGTGCTATCTCGATGGGTCTGGGTGGATATC TCGCTTCTCAAGCCGAACTCGACCACTTCCTCTATCTCCGACGTCACACCCATGCCCGAGTTCTCCGTTCCTGCGCGGGCGAGATGGAACGTGAAGTGCATTCAATCCTCGGTCCTCTCGGTGTCAAAGAACAACTCTCTCGACTGATCGCTGAAGATTTGAGAGTGATAGAGGACGATCTCTACGTCCCAGGTATGGAACGGACGACAAGTGCTGAAGGTATCGTCACAGGCGATGGGGGTGTGGGTATCGCGAGAGCtgcgtctccttctcgtaaGAAGGGTTGGGGAAGATTATTAGGTTGGAAGAAAGGTGCaccagaggaagaggaaggtggacaaTCTGCCAACGAGGATATGGGTTTGACAGCGTTCTTACTCAAATTCGGAGAAGGAATGG AGGAAGTCCCCAAATCTCGACTGTACATCTCAGCACTCACTATCGGATTATCATATTTTATCGGCGGTCTCATCCCCTTAATCCCTTACATGTTAACATCAAATGCTGAAGACGGTCTCATCCTTTCGAGCATCATCACCTGTGTGATCCTGTTCATCTTTGGCGGTTTCAAGACCTACTTCAC CGGTGCCGAAGGTGGTTGGAGAGGATATGCCTACGGAGCAATCAGTACGACTATCGTAGGAGGCTTTGCTGCAGGTGCAGCATTCGGTCTGGTCAAAGTTCTCGGTATCAAGGAGTAA
- a CDS encoding beta-1,2-xylosyltransferase 1 — MALNLPFPSPFAIPIPRRFVILILSGTILVLFLHTFAPSTLPPAFTPNLPHHEPDASYFSPSKWLPPILNPNAPSRPVEFDEDGQCLFLSPFDALSPAEKLRAEQLYLEQVSPGIVKSKAPPTEGSDADPDFDDEFSALSNETRKMPTGMTHPILGLLRDGEVKWNAKLAQQSKTLEQAVEVYKEKWGRSPPKGFDEWWHFATQNNVLLPDEYDSIMDSLLPFYGLPIETLKERLEEAEKIQETFTLIIHDGKVELQWNDDYSRDTWWASRPRADSQINLMEPFIKHLGAFRATFTIHDQPSILLDHARQEELVTAARQGKVSNHANEEDRFEQVWSKACAKDSPLNKGEPELPAADTFISSHGAAMDICEHPSYMENHGMLLEVKDSNTHPKPHTKLYPIMVPSKTMLNGDIPVTPIGRDGRRDDVGPDPEWNRKSGKLYWRGLATGLNHNKKEGAKWRQSHRERLHFLANDKSDDYTDVLSPVGSTGEAELSRLPAREMGQYYMDVKLAGGNWQCDWDDGTCDEMEKEIEFAGKDSAERSNDFKYVFDTDGNAWSSRFPRLMAANNVVIKATVFPEWNTKSLPEWYAYVPSKMDYSDLFSIMSFFRGTPSGKGGHDEVARRIALNGQCWVERTWRREDLQIYMFRLYLEYARLVSPDRDNGKMDFKLPHRSVAPAAADAPSQ, encoded by the exons ATGGCGCTCaacctccctttcccctcacCTTTCGCCATCCCAATCCCTAGGAGGTTCGTCATCCTAATCTTATCCGGGACGATCCTCGTACTCTTCCTACACACATTCGCACCTTCGACCTTACCGCCCGCCTTCACACCCAACTTACCACATCACGAGCCTGACGCCTCGTATTTCTCCCCTTCAAAATGGTTACCGCCCATCTTGAATCCGAACGCTCCCAGTCGACCTGTCGAATTCGACGAAGACGGACAATGTCTTTTCTTATCACCTTTCGACGCTCTTTCCCCAGCTGAGAAGCTACGTGCAGAACAACTGTATCTCGAACAAGTATCACCGGGAATAGTGAAGAGCAAAGCCCCGCCAACAGAAGGGAGTGACGCCGATCCAGATTTCGACGACGAATTCTCAGCGCTGAGCAacgagacgaggaagatgccaaCGGGAATGACACATCCCATCTTGGGATTGTtgagagatggagaggtcAAATGGAATGCAAAGCTAGCACAGCAGAGTAAGACGTTGGAACAGGCAGTAGAAGTGTACAAGGAGAAGTGGGGAAGATCACCGCCAAAGGGCTTCGATGAGTG GTGGCATTTCGCCACTCAAAACAACGTCCTCCTGCCAGACGAATATGACTC CATCATGgactctctccttcccttctacGGTCTGCCCATCGAAACTCTCAAAGAACGTTTAGAAGAGGCCGAAAAGATCCAAGAAACGTTTACCCTCATCATTCACGATGGTAAAGTAGAACTCCAATGGAATGACGACTACTCTCGAGACACATGGTGGGCTAGTAGACCAAGAGCGGACTCACAGATCAACTTGATGGAGCCGTTTATCAAGCACTTGGGAgctttcag GGCAACTTTCACCATCCACGATCAACCATCGATCTTACTAGACCATGCGCGACAAGAGGAACTTGTCACCGCTGCACGACAAGGCAAGGTCTCTAATCATGCgaacgaggaggacagaTTTGAGCAAGTTTGGTCGAAAGCATGCGCAAAGGATAGTCCCCTGAACAAGGGTGAACCAGAGTTAC CTGCCGCCGACACCTTCATCAGCTCACATGGCGCTGCGATGGACATCTGTGAACATCCTTCGTACATGGAGAATCACGGAATgcttctcgaggtgaaggatTCGAACACTCACCCCAAACCCCACACCAAACTATACCCCATCATGGTCCCTTCGAAGACTATGCTTAACGGTGACATCCCGGTCACACCCATCGGTAGGGATGGAAGgcgagatgatgttggacCTGATCCAGAATGGAACCGAAAGAGTGGGAAACTATATTGG CGTGGTCTTGCAACCGGTCTCAACCAcaacaagaaggaaggagcgaAATGGCGACAATCACATCGAGAACGACTTCACTTCCTTGCTAACGACAAGTCGGACGATTACACCGATGTCCTCTCACCAGTTGGCTCGACGGGAGAAGCCGAGCTTTCCAGATTACCAGCGCGAGAGATGGGTCAATATTATATGGACGTGAAGCTCGCGGGAGGGAACTGGCAGTGTGATTGGGATGATGGAACatgtgatgagatggagaaggagattgaatTCGCTGGAAAGGACAGTGCGGAGAGAAGTAACGACTTCAAATACGTTTTCGAC ACTGACGGAAACGCTTGGAGCTCGCGATTCCCTCGTTTGATGGCTGCGAACAA CGTTGTCATCAAGGCCACAGTCTTCCCAGAGTGGA ACACGAAATCGCTTCCCGAGTGGTATGCCTATGTTCCGTCCAAGATGGACTACTCGGACTTGTTCTCCATCATGTCATT CTTCCGCGGAACACCGTCAGGTAAAGGTGGACACGACGAGGTAGCACGAAGAATAGCGCTCAACGGACAGTGTTGGGTTGAACGAA CAtggcgaagagaagatctCCAGATCTACATGTTCAGATTATACTTAGAATATGCGAGATTAGTGAGCCCAGATAGAGATAAcgggaagatg GACTTTAaacttcctcatcgatcaGTAGCACCGGCTGCGGCGGATGCTCCATCTCAATAG
- a CDS encoding methylenetetrahydrofolate reductase: protein MKITEKLQKAEREGRPFWSFEFFPPRTAQGLQNLYDRIERMRNLGPEFIDITWGAGGKNADLTNSLVQMCQETIGIETCMHLCCTEMPKEKVEWALAQAKAHGCQNILALRGDPVAGTSQWEPTPGGFMNAVDLVRHIHKYYPGDFCVAVAGFPQGHPETKDAPDAQEQEIAWLKEKVDAGADFIFTQMFYDTTIFFDWVKRVRDAGITVPIIPGIMPIQNWEKFEKWVQRENIVVPPHFYEALTPVKGDDEKVRKVGTKLVGDMCKAILANKEAGVKGLHIYTLNLEKGARMLLEELGFEGRREQIAPLPWRPSLTPHRRGETIRPIFWANRVESYLSRTDEWDEFPNGRWGDSRSPAYGDLDGYPVSINISPNDAYNLWGHPTTFEEICTLFARFCRGDLGKLPWSSQPPASETSVIDDQLAKMNELGYLTINSQPAVDGARSDDKVHGWGPTGGYVYQKAYLEFFVSPELLSPLIRRIERDPRITYYAVNKQGDLRTNTHSEGPNAVTWGVFPGKEIVQPTIVEAVSFIAWKDEAFELGLQWANLYPESSPSRKLITDTMSTSYLVNIVANDFQDGLSIFEPFLLDQQPIVGKLVDGVKGAVNGVLEGVNGAVEGIKGKVVQTGFSAGVLTNGNGNGH from the exons ATGAAGATCACTGAGAAGCTACAGAAGGCCGAGAGGGAAGGTCGACCGTTCTGGAGTTTCGAATTCTTCCCTCCAAGGACTGCCCAA GGTTTACAAAACCTCTATGACCGAATAGAGCGAATGCGCAACCTAGGACCTGAGTTTATCGACATCACCTG GGGCGCTGGTGGCAAGAATGCCGATCTCACAAACTCGCTCGTCCAGATGTGCCAGGAGACGATCGGAATCGAGACATGCATGCACTTGTGTTGTACCGAGA TGCCCAAGGAGAAAGTCGAGTGGGCCTTGGCA CAAGCTAAAGCTCATGGATGTCAAAACATTCTTGCCCTCCGAGGCGATCCCGTCGCCGGTACTTCGCAATGGGAGCCTACTCCAGGAGGTTTCATGAACGCCGTCGATCTCGTCCGACACATCCACAAATATTATCCCGGAGACTTCTGTGTTGCAGTTGCCGGTTTCCCTCAAGGTCATCCCGAGACGAAAGATGCGCCGGACGCTCAAGAACAGGAGATCGCTTGgctcaaggagaaggtagacgCGGGAGCAGACTTCATTTTCACTCAAATGTTCTACGATactaccatcttcttcgactggGTCAAACGAGTTCGTGACGCCGGTATCACCGTACCCATCATCCCCGGAATCATGCCGATCCAAAATTGGGAGAAGTTCGAGAAATGGGTTCAAAGGGAAAACATTGTCGTGCCTCCTCATTTCTACGAGGCGCTCACTCCGGTCAAGGGCGACGACGAAAAGGTTCGAAAGGTTGGAACAAAGCTGGTAGGAGACATGTGCAAGGCGATTTTGGCGAACAAGGAGGCTGGAGTTAAGGGTTTACACATCTACACCCTCAACTTGGAGAAAGGCGCGAGGATGTTGCTGGAGGAACTTGGCTTTGAGGGTAGAAGAGAGCAGATCGCACCTCTGCCCTGGAGACCGTCGCTCACTCCTCACAGGAGAGGGGAAACAATTCGACCTATcttctg GGCTAACCGAGTCGAATCATATCTCTCACGAA CCGACGAATGGGATGAATTCCCCAACGGTCGATGGGGTGATTCCAGAAGTCCCGCGTATGGTGATCTGGACGGTTATCCCGTCTCTATCAATATCAGC CCGAATGACGCGTACAACCTCTGGGGACATCCGACCACTTTCGAGGAGATTTGCACCCTGTTCGCACGTTTCTGCAGAGGCGATCTCGGCAAACTCCCTTGGTCTTCTCAACCACCTGCATCCGAGACATCTGTTATCGACGACCAACTGGCGAAGATGAACGAGTTGGGATACCTTACGATCAACTCTCAGCCCGCAGTCGATGGAGCCAGAAGCGACGATAAAGTCCATGGTTGGGGACCTACTGGCGGATATGTCTACCAAAAG GCATACCTTGAGTTCTTTGTCTCCCCCGAGCTTCTTTCCCCGCTGATCCGACGTATCGAGCGTGATCCTCGAATCACGTACTACGCGGTCAACAAACAAGGCGATCTTCGTACCAATACGCACAGTGAAGGTCCCAACGCTGTCACCTGGGGTGTCTTCCCAGGTAAGGAGATCGTGCAGCCTACCATCGTCGAGGCTGTCTCTTTCATCGCTTGGAAGGACGAAGCCTTTGAGCTCGGTCTACAATGGGCAAACCTCTACCCTgaatcttccccttcccgaAAGCTCATAACCGATACCATGTCCACCTCGTacctcgtcaacatcgttgCGAACGATTTCCAGGACGGTCTTTCGATCTTCGAGCCgttcctccttgatcaacaaCCGATTGTCGGTAAGCTCGTCGATGGTGTCAAGGGCGCCGTGAACGGTGTCTTGGAAGGTGTCAATGGCGCTGTCGAAGGCATCAAAGGCAAAGTCGTGCAAACTGGTTTCTCTGCGGGAGTTTTGACCAACGGAAATGGTAATGGTCATTAG